From Pseudocalidococcus azoricus BACA0444, the proteins below share one genomic window:
- a CDS encoding PAP/fibrillin family protein, whose translation MPKAALLTAIAGLNRGILANPTEKKRVDELAQGLEAVNPTPDLLQAPDKLAGNWRLIYTSSQALLGLDRAPLVKLGQIYQCVRPAEQAIFNIAELYGLPYLEGLVSVVAKFEPIPDAPARVRVKFQRSIIGLRQLLNYRSPEQFISQLASGKTLMGLDFKLNSEEQQGWLDITYLDDDLRLGRGNEGSLFVLSKS comes from the coding sequence ATGCCTAAAGCGGCTTTACTGACGGCGATTGCTGGCCTCAATCGGGGAATTCTCGCTAACCCAACGGAAAAGAAAAGGGTTGATGAATTGGCCCAGGGCCTAGAAGCAGTTAACCCCACCCCTGATCTCTTGCAGGCTCCTGATAAGCTAGCGGGTAACTGGCGGTTGATTTATACCAGTAGTCAAGCCTTACTGGGCCTGGATCGTGCGCCTCTGGTCAAATTAGGGCAAATTTACCAATGTGTCCGGCCAGCGGAACAAGCCATTTTTAATATTGCCGAGCTTTACGGGCTGCCTTACCTGGAGGGCCTGGTGAGTGTGGTGGCCAAGTTTGAGCCTATTCCTGACGCACCTGCCAGAGTCCGGGTAAAATTCCAACGCTCGATCATTGGCTTAAGACAACTGCTCAATTACCGCAGCCCAGAACAGTTTATTAGTCAACTCGCCAGTGGTAAAACCTTGATGGGTCTGGACTTCAAGCTCAATAGTGAAGAACAACAGGGCTGGCTAGATATTACCTATCTGGATGATGATCTGCGGCTGGGGCGGGGGAACGAAGGAAGCCTGTTTGTTTTGAGTAAGTCTTAG
- the argF gene encoding ornithine carbamoyltransferase, translated as MESLCGRDVLSMADLSRSEVLYLLDFSSQMKSGAITPRCPKVLGLLFQKASTRTRVSFSVAMYQLGGNVIDLNPQSTQVGRGEPLPDTARVLDRYLDALAIRTFAQADLETIANHARIPVINALTDREHPCQVLADLLTLKESFGGLEDLTLTYVGDGNNMAHSLLLGCALVGVNIRIAAPVGYQPLPEIVSQAEGIAAGKSEVVITTDVKAAAVGSHALYTDVWASMGQEDEAADRMPLFQPYQINDELLELANPNAIVLHCLPAHRGEEITTAVLEGPQSRVWEEAENRLHAQKALLASILA; from the coding sequence ATGGAAAGTTTGTGTGGGCGGGATGTGTTAAGCATGGCTGATTTGAGCCGGAGTGAGGTTTTATATCTACTAGATTTTTCTTCGCAAATGAAATCTGGCGCGATTACCCCCCGCTGTCCCAAAGTCCTGGGCCTCCTGTTCCAAAAAGCCTCAACCCGCACCCGCGTCAGTTTTTCTGTGGCCATGTATCAACTGGGGGGAAATGTCATTGATCTCAATCCCCAATCTACCCAAGTTGGCCGGGGGGAACCGTTGCCAGATACGGCCCGAGTCTTAGATCGCTATTTAGACGCTTTAGCCATTCGCACCTTTGCCCAGGCCGACTTAGAAACCATTGCCAATCACGCCCGCATCCCCGTGATCAATGCCTTGACGGATCGAGAACATCCCTGTCAAGTTCTGGCGGATTTACTGACCTTAAAGGAATCATTCGGGGGCCTGGAGGATTTAACCCTTACCTATGTCGGGGATGGCAATAATATGGCTCATTCCTTGTTGTTGGGGTGTGCTTTGGTGGGGGTAAATATTCGGATTGCGGCTCCTGTGGGCTATCAACCTTTACCGGAGATTGTCAGCCAGGCCGAGGGGATTGCGGCGGGGAAAAGTGAAGTGGTGATTACGACCGATGTGAAGGCGGCGGCGGTGGGAAGTCATGCCCTCTATACAGATGTTTGGGCCAGTATGGGACAAGAGGATGAAGCTGCGGATCGAATGCCCTTATTCCAGCCTTACCAAATTAATGATGAGCTATTGGAACTGGCTAACCCCAATGCCATTGTCCTCCATTGTTTACCGGCCCATCGGGGTGAAGAAATTACGACGGCGGTGTTGGAAGGCCCCCAGTCGCGGGTTTGGGAAGAAGCAGAAAATCGTCTCCACGCCCAAAAAGCTCTTTTAGCTAGCATTCTTGCCTAA
- a CDS encoding DUF1517 domain-containing protein, whose protein sequence is MTKNMIKKVWQTLRPALGVLVAAVLIWQLALDGGTVLAARSGGRVGGGSFSRPVPSRSYSRGGGYGTPVYGGGFGFPFLIPFFGLGGGFGGLFTLILFFGLANFLVSSFRRFREEGDSGMASELGSSNPAVSLHVLHVGLTAQARELQADLNRIGLSADTSSASGLTKVLQESTLALLRHPDYWVYAASEEKQTRLLAAETQFNQLALAERSKLSAETLSNYRQELRQTPVVALSQAEKDALAYGSASGEYIVVTLIVASEGKFNLPKINSSSDLRQALQQLGGISSDRLLAVELLWQPQAMGDTLTADEVLLAYPQLKLV, encoded by the coding sequence ATGACGAAGAACATGATTAAAAAAGTTTGGCAAACCCTGCGCCCGGCCCTCGGTGTCTTGGTGGCAGCAGTATTAATTTGGCAATTGGCTCTTGATGGGGGGACTGTCTTAGCGGCTCGGAGTGGCGGGCGCGTCGGGGGTGGCTCTTTCAGTCGGCCGGTTCCCAGTCGGTCCTACTCTCGGGGTGGTGGCTATGGAACTCCAGTCTATGGCGGGGGCTTTGGCTTTCCGTTTTTAATTCCCTTTTTTGGCCTTGGGGGCGGTTTTGGCGGCCTGTTTACCCTGATTTTGTTCTTTGGCCTGGCTAACTTCCTGGTTTCGTCCTTTCGGCGATTTCGGGAGGAGGGAGATAGCGGCATGGCCAGTGAATTGGGCAGTAGTAACCCAGCCGTGTCTTTGCACGTTCTTCATGTGGGCTTAACGGCTCAGGCTCGGGAACTACAGGCGGACTTAAATCGGATTGGCCTGAGTGCTGATACGAGTTCTGCCAGCGGGTTAACCAAGGTATTGCAAGAATCCACTTTGGCTCTGTTGCGGCATCCTGACTATTGGGTCTATGCAGCTTCTGAGGAAAAACAAACCAGGCTCTTAGCCGCAGAAACTCAATTTAACCAACTGGCATTAGCAGAACGGAGCAAACTCTCGGCCGAAACCCTCTCCAACTATCGCCAAGAACTTCGTCAGACCCCAGTGGTGGCCCTGAGCCAGGCCGAGAAAGATGCCCTTGCCTATGGGTCTGCCAGTGGTGAATATATTGTTGTTACCTTGATTGTGGCTTCTGAGGGTAAATTCAACTTACCGAAAATTAACTCCAGCAGTGATCTCCGCCAGGCCCTCCAACAGTTGGGTGGGATTAGTAGTGATCGATTGTTGGCGGTGGAATTACTGTGGCAACCCCAGGCCATGGGTGATACTCTAACTGCTGATGAGGTTCTACTGGCTTATCCGCAGTTAAAGCTAGTTTAG